From the genome of Elusimicrobiaceae bacterium:
CTGGTGGACGAGCAGAACCGTCTGTCCGGCCGCAAGCCCGTGTTTTGCGAAACGCGAATTGATTTTGACGGGGATTTCCGGCCGGAAATTCTTATCGAGGGGCCGGAGGGCAGCTGGTATTTCAATCCGTCGCGCGGCGGCCAGCTGTTTGAGTGGGATATAAAAAAACGGGGCATCAATTTCATAAATAATATCACCCGCTATCGCGAAGCCTATCACCGCGACGTGGCGAACGCGCTGGTGGACGACGGAAGCGGCTCGCTTCTGCCCAACCGGCAGATCGCGCGGGAAGCTGGGCTCGACAAGCGCATTGTATATGACTGGCATGGCCGCAACTGCCTGCTCGACCATTTCCTGCGGCCCGGCACGAGCCTTAACGATTTCATGCGGGTGCAATATGGTGAGCAGGGCGATTTTGTGCTGGAACCTTATAAAGAGCAGGAATGCCGGTGTCATGACCTGTCCTCGACGCTCACGCTCAGGCGTAACGGCAATGTGTGGTGCGAAGACCGGCGCGTGCCGGTAACCGTGCAGAAAGCCGTGCAGATGGCGGGCGGCGGCTGGAAAGCCGAATACACGGTGCGCAACAATTCCGCGCGCGCGGAGAAGTTCTGGTTCGGAGTGGAGACGGCGTTCCTTTTTTCCAGCCCGACAGTATGCGGCATATTCGAGAAAAACGGCGTCAGGGAGCTTGATCTGGTGGATCCGTGGTACGGCAATCTCAAGCTGGTTTCAGACAAAGCCTGCACGGTATGGGGATTTCCGCTGGAAACGGTTTCCCGGTCGGAGGGCGGGTTTGAAATGACTTATCAGGGCAGCGTGGCGCTGTTTCTTCACCGTATTGAATTGCCTGCGGGCGGGGAGTTGCGGTTCAGTTTAAAAGCCGATGTCTGAAGAATTGCTGTTATTTTCGCTGTTAACCGCGCTGATGGAGCTCGATACCGTGTATGCGGGCCAGTTTATGGTATCGCGGCCGGTCATAGCGGGCCCGATCCTGGGGCTGGTTGCCCATAACATGGCGGCGGGTGTGATTCTGGGGCTGTGGTTTGAGCTGCTGTACGCGGGGTATGTGCCGGTCGGCGCGACAATCCCGCCCAGCGGGGTGATTTCCGCGGCCGCGGCCATAGCCGCGGCTGACATGTTCGGAGTGCCGCTTCCGGCCGCGTTTCTTGCAGGGCTGCTGGCAGGCGCGCTGTTTGGCGGGCTGGAGGAGTGGATGCGCAGGCTCCGGTCCGGCTGGAACAGGCTCATTGCCGAGCAGACCGCGCGCGACTGCAGTGTGATTGATCTGTGGATAGTGCGGTCCCTGCTGAGCCAGTATGCGCTCGGGTTTGCGTTTACGCTGCTGTTTTGCCTTGCGGCGGGCCCGGCGGCTGCGGCTGTCATGCGGCACGCGCCGGCTCAGTTAAGCAGGGCGCTGGAACTGGGGTTTTCGGTAGTGCCGTGGATAGGGATGGTTGTGCTCGCGGAGAGCCTGCGCTGCCGGAAGGGTAAAAATGGATAAGCTGATCCAGGCCAGAACTTTCATGCGGATGCTGCTGCTCCAGGGCGGCTGGAATTTCGAGGGGATGCAGAATCTCGGTTTTGCGTTCGCGATGCGCCCTGCGCTGGCGCGCATTTATTCCGGGGAGCGGCTGGTCGCGGCCATGCGCCGGCACATGGAGGCGTTCAATACCCAGCCGTTTATGGCGGGGTTTGCGCTGGGGCTTGTCATAAGGATGGAGGAACTGGCGGCCGCGCTGCCGCCGGACCTGCAGGAGGCGGAGTTCAAGCGCATAAGCGTGCTTAAAAGGACGCTCGGTTCGGTTACCGCGGCTATAGGGGACCGGTTTTTCTGGGGCACCGCGCGGGCGATAGGTTTCGTGATTCTTCTGCTCGTCTGGTGGGCGGGCGGGTTCAGCCGGTGGGCGGATTCGCCGTGGGCGCTGGATGAAAATTATTATACCGTCCACTGGAAAGTGCTTGTGGCCGGGCTGGCGGCCGGCGTGGTGATTTACAATGCGTTTTCGCTCTGGATCAGATGGCGCGGGATTTCATACGGTTATAAATGCGCCAGCGACAGTACCTGCGGGCTGGATTATCTCAACTGGCAGTTGCTGATAAGGTATTCGCGCCAGGCCGGGTTTGTGATGGCGATACTCGCGGGGCTGCTGTATTTTCACACGCTGCTGTCCGTTTCGGTTTATTCGGCCGGGTTTACCGCCGGCGCGCTGCGGCCGGTGCTGCTGGCGGTCGGCGCGGGCCTGGCGGCGGTGTGGGCAAGGCGCAAAGGATATTCGTCGGTTTATCTGTATCTGCTGGCGGTCGGGCTGGCCGGCCTGGCATATTCGATAGCATAGGAGAGGTCGTGTTAAAGGAAGATGTCATTATACTCAACAGGCTGGGGCTGCACGCCCGGCCGGCCGCCCTGTTTGTGCAGACTGCGGCGCGCTATAAAAGCGAGATCACGGTCACCAAAGACGGAGTTGACGTTAACGGCAAAAGCGTTATGGGCATGATGATGCTGGCCGCCGGAGCGGGCACGGCGCTTACGCTTACGGTGGCCGGGGAAGACGAAGCGGACGCCATGGGCGCGCTTAAAGGTTTGTTCGAACGGAAATTTGACGAAGAATAACGGCACAGAGGAAACCGCGTATGATTATTATCAAGGGGGTTCCGGCGAGTTCCGGAATAGCGATCGGACGGGCGTATGTCCACGAGGATGACGAACTGGTCGTGGAGAAGCGCGCCGTCGCCAGGGTGAACCTTAAAGACGAGGTTAAACGGTTCCGCGACGCGCTGCGCATGACCAACAGCGATCTGGACGCGGCGGAGAAGAAAGTCCTTAGCATGCTGGGCCGCCAGCACGCCAAACTTATTGACGCGCACCGGCTGATTTTAAAAGATCCGCTCATCACGCAGGAAGTGCCCGCGCGCATACTGCGCGAGGAAATCAACGCCGAATACGCGCTCAGCCAGACTCTTGAGCAGGCGAACCGCAATTTTGAAAAGATAGACGACGAGTTTTTCCGCGAGCGCCGCCACGACCTGTTTGACGTGGGCAAGCGGCTCATCAGGCACCTTGTAAAGCACACGCGCAAATCACTGTCCGACATAAAGGACCCGGTCGTGCTGGTGGCGCACAACCTCTACCCGTCCGACACCATCCATCTGCGCGAGAGCGAAGTGCTGGGTTTCTGCACCGATATCGGCGGCAAGACCAGCCATACCGCGCTGCTGGCGCAGAGCATGGAGATTCCGGCGGTGGTGGGCCTGTCGGACGTGACGCGTCAGATAAAGAACGGCGATATCGTCATTATTGACGGGGACCGCGGGCTCGTGCTGATTAATCCCGGCCCGGAAGCGCTGGATAAATACCAGAAACTGAAGCGCAAGGAAAAACAGGACGAAAAGAATTTCGAGCGGGTGCGCGAGCTTCCTTCGATTACCCGCGACGGGCGGAAAGTGAGCGTGATGCTTAACCTTGACCCGCGCGAAGACATCAGGCCGCATGTGCTGCTCAAGCCCGACGGGGTGGGGCTTATCCGCACGGAATCCATTTACATGAACCGGACGGTCACGCCTTCGGAGCAGGAGCATTTCGAGATATATACCCTGCTGGCCGGCGCGTTCGCCGGCAAGCCGGTCACCATCCGGCTCGCCGATATCGGCGGCGACAAGCTGGCCGCGCTCGGCATAGGCGATCTGGACAAGGAAGCCAATCCGTTCATGGGCCTGCGCGGGATAAGGCTGTTTTTGAAGCATTCCGACCTGCTGAAACTCCAGCTGCGCGCCGTATTGCGCGCCGCGCAGTCGAAAAACATAAAAATCATGATTCCGATGGTGACCACAATAAGCGAAGTCCGGCATGTGCGGCGCGTCATTGACGAGATTTACGCGGAATTCATCAAGGCCGGCGAGCCGCTCATGCACAAGCCGCAGCTGGGGATTATGGTGGAAGTGCCGTCCGCGGCGATCACGATTGACGGTATTCTGCCAGAGATTGATTTTGTTTCGATCGGCACGAACGACCTTATCCAGTACCTGCTGGCGGTTGACCGCGTGAACCAGCATGTGGCCGAGATGTACGATTCCTACAACCCGGCGGTGATCCGGATCATCCACCTGATCGTGCAGTCGGCCCACAAAAAAGGCAAGGAAGTGAGCGTATGCGGGGAAATGGCGTCCGACACCGTTACCGCCGCGCTGCTGGTGGGGCTGGGGGTGGACACGCTGTCGGTGCCTCCCAGGCGGTATTACAAGATCAAGCACATGGTGCGCGGGCTCAGTTTCGCCAAGTGCTCCAGCATGGCGCAGCAGGCGCTGCTGATGGCGAGCGGCGAGGATGTGCGCGAACTCATATACAAGGCTCTGGACGAAACCATTTGATGAAAACCCGTAACTTCTCCATCGTCGCACATATAGATCACGGCAAGAGCACTCTCGCCGACCGCCTGCTGGAAGAAACAGGCACCATTCCGCACCGCAAAATGCGCGAGCAGATTCTGGACGGTATGGATCTTGAGCGCGAGCGCGGTATCACAATCAAGGCCAAAGCCGTCCGCATGGGCTATACCGACAGGCACGGCGAGCGGTACCAGCTGAATCTCATTGATACTCCGGGCCATGTGGATTTTTCCTACGAAGTGGCGCGTTCCCTGCGCGCCTGCGAGGGCGTGCTGCTGCTGGTGGACTGCACGCAGGGTGTCGAGGCGCAGACGGTGGCGCACGCGCATCTGGCGATGCAGCTGGGCCTGAAAATCATTCCCGTGCTCAACAAGGTGGATCTGGCGCAGGGCGACGCGGATTCCTGCGAGGAGCAGCTTTGGGAACTGATGCGCGAACCGATCCAGGCCGAGCGGGTCAGCGCGAAAACCGGCGAAGGTGTGGCCGGGCTGCTGGAACGGATCGTGGCGGATGTGCCGGATCCCGGCCAGCACGTCGAGGCGCCGCTGCGCGCGCTTATTGTGGATTCGTTTTATGACAGTTTCCGCGGCGTTATAGTCTATGTGCGTATTATTGACGGCTCGCTCAGGACGGGGATGACGGTGCGGCAGTACGCGTCGGGTTTTTCGTCCAAGGTCGAGGAAGTGGGCTATATGCTGCCCGGACTGACCAGGTGCGATGAGCTTAAAGCCGGCGAAGTGGGCTATCTGATCGCCGGGGTGAAAGACATCCACATGATCAAGGTGGGCGACACGGTGATGGACACCGACCGGCCCGCCCGTGCCCCCCTGCCCGGCTACCGGGAAGCCAAGCCGGTGGTGTTTGCCAGCATTTTCCCGATCAGCTCGTCGGATTACCAGCCGCTTAAGATGGCGATAGAAAAGCTCAACCTGTCGGATTCGGCGTTCCACTTTACCACCGAAAACTCCAAAGCGCTGGGCTTCGGGTTCCGGCTGGGTTTCATGGGGCTTTTGCATATGGAGATAGTCAAGGAGCGGCTGGAACGCGAGTTCGGAATTCCGCTCATCGTCACCAGTCCCAACGTCGTCTACCGGGTGAAAATGAGAACCAAAACCACCCATATCGAGGGCGCGCTGGGCACCGGGAAGGACGATTATCTTACCATAGACAATCCCGCCAATTTTCCCTATTACGGCGACGTGGAGGAAGTGCTTGAGCCTTATGTGACCGTGACTATAGTCACACCGATCGCCTATATGGAGAACATCATGCTGCTGCTGAAGGACAAGCGCGGCATCTACGGCAGTCTGGAGCACATGGGCAACAGCCGCGTGATCGTGAAATTCGACATGCCGCTGGGCGAGATGGTGATGGATTTTTACGACAAGCTCAAATCCGTTTCAAAAGGCTATGCCTCGTTCGATTATGAAATGGCGGGCGAAAAACCGTCCGATATCGTGGTGATGGAAGTGCTTATCCACGGCGAGCCGGTGGACGCGCTTTCCGTGATGACCCACAAGGACAAGGCCGAATACCAGGGCCGCCTGCTCTGCCTGAAACTGAAAGAGCTTATTCCGCGGCATCAGTTTGAAATAGCTCTGCAGGCGCGGGTGCGCGGCAAGATTGTCGCGCGCGAAACGCTGGGCGCGTTGCGCAAGGATGTTATCGCCAAGTGTTACGGCGGCGATATCACCCGCAAACGCAAGCTGCTTGAAAAGCAGAAAGAAGGGAAAAAGAAGATGAAGCAGCTGGGCCGTGTGGAAATGCCACAGGAAGCGTTTGTCGCGATGTTAAAGATCAGCCGGGAAAATTAGATCGCTGGTTGCACCGCGCTGAACCGCGCCGCAGCAGAGAAAGCCTCGTCCGCCATTCGCCAACCCCGTTGCTGCCGTGCGCTGTACATGGGGAGGGCGCGTGCGTCGCGGGAAACGTCGTTCCCCGGCCCGCTTTTTTCCGTGCGCTTAACCGGCAGAGCCGACAGGGTGAAGCATGCGGATCGGAAGGTTCGTGTTTCTGGCTGAAACAGGGTAAAAATATAACCCTAAAGGGTTAGTGGGTATATCAATGGAATGGAAATTGACGATTATAGGGCTGGTGTTTGCCGCGTACGCGGCCGGCACCTGGCATTTTCTGAAACGCAGACCGTTTCAGAAAGCGGTTTGCGCTTCGTTATGGAACAGTATTTTCTGGGCGTTGGCTGGTTTTCTGGTCGTTTTTGTGCTGTTTTTCGCGCATGGGCGCGGCATAGGGCATTTGTCTTTTAATACGAGGCTGCTTTTGTCCGGACTGATCGTAGCGGGTTGCGCCGGTGCGGGATTTTTCCGGCATAAAGACGATCCGGTTGAATATTTCCCCCGTATTTTCACGGAAAATGCGGAATGGACCGAAACTCTGGCAGGTTCCATCCTGATAGCGTCTGGGATAATGTTTTTCTTTATTCAGGCATTCAGCATGCCGTCTTCATCAATGTATCCGGCTTTGTCCGCGGGTGACCGGTTATTTGTCAATAAAATCAAATACGGGGTGCGCGTTCCGTTCAGTCACAAGCGGTATCTGCGGTTTAAAAAAGTGGAGAAAGGCGACGTGGTGGTTTTTGATTTTCCCGCTTCCAGCGCGGCTGAAGTGCAGTGCGGAGGCGTGCAGTACGGAAAGGAATTCATCAAGCGGGTGGTTGCCGGGCCGGGTGACACTGTCGAGATCAGGGCGGGTGTTTTGCTGGTTAACGGCGCGCCCTTTCCGGAAGATGAGCGGCTGTTGCGGTACAGAAGCGGAGAGCTTGTCGCTCCGCCTGAATTGAAAGAGGATGCGTCCGCTTACCAGACGCTATGGGAAAAACGCGGGCTGGGCAATAAGTATGAGGTTTCTTTGCGTGATTATTTCGGCCCGGTCAAAGTTCCGCCGGACAGTTATTTTGTGCTGGGCGACAGGCGGGAAAAGTCGTGTGATTCCAGGTTTTGGGGCCCGGTTCCGCAGACTAACATCAAGGGTACGGGCATGTTCGTTTACTGGCCGCCGGCCCATATAAAAAAGATAAAGTGATGTATGAGGGGAGCTATGAAAAAATACAGTGTGGCATTATTTTCATTTTTATTCGCCGCGGGGATTGGTCAGCAGGCGCTGGCGGACGATATTGTCAAAAGGTCCGCCGGGAGTAATTCCGGGCCGGTTTCTTCGGCCGGGTCCCGGGCGCGTGTTCTGGCGGCGGAATATGAGGGTGTTATCAATCCGGCCTGCGCGGAATATCTGGCCGGCGCGATTGCCAAAGCGGAGGAAGGAAAGTATGACGCTGTTGTTATACGGCTCGACACTCCGGGCGGGCTTGACCTTGCCATGCGCGATATAATCAAGGCTGAATTGGGTTCGACCGTGCCGGTGGTGGTGTATGTGTCGCCACAGGGCGGGAGGGCGGCGTCGGCCGGGGTGTTTATCACGATAGCGGCCGATGTGGCCGTGATGGCGCCGGGCACCAACATAGGTGCGGCTCATCCGGTCGCGCTTGGCGCGGTTTCAGCACCCGGAGAGAAGAAGGAAAATGCTCCGGCAAAAGATCCCATGGAGGCTAAGGTTTTAAATGATGCGTCCGCCTATATTTCGGCTATAAGCCAGAAGCGCAGCCGCAATGTCGAGTGGGCGGTCAAGGCTGTGCGGGAGAGCAACTCGATACCCGCCGCGGAGGCCGTAAAACTCAAGGTGGTTGATTTTATCGCCGATGATATGAATGATCTGCTGGCCAAACTGCATGGCAGGGAAGTGAAAGGTTTCGGGACACTTAATACGGCGGGCGCCGTGGTTGACGAGTTTCGTTTGACCCGCCGGCAAAAAATTCTTGCCGCTATAAGCGATCCCAATATAGCCATGATCCTTATGAGTCTGGGCGCGGCGGGGTTGCTTATTGAATTGTACAGTCCGGGGCTTATCCTGCCTGGGGTGGCCGGCGGAATCGCTCTTTTGCTTGCGTTTTATTCGCTCAAAACCCTTTCCGCCAATTTTGCGGGTGTGGCTTTATTGTTTCTGGGCCTGTTGTGTTTTATAGCGGAAATCAAGGTGGCCAGTTACGGGCTGCTTACAACAGGAGGCATTATTTCGTTGGTATTGGGGATGATTATGTTATTTAACGGAGCGTCTTCGTTTGGATTGAATGTTTCCTACTCGGTGATATTCGGCACGGTCGCCGGACTGCTGGCTGTAACGGGCATTATGCTTTATGTCGTGCGGGCTGCTTTCGGGCGCAGGGTGGTGACCGGCAGGGAAGCTCTTGCCGGGGCGGAGGGAATTGCGAAAACCGCGCTGAATCCGGACGGTACGGTGCTGGTGCAGGGCGAGCTGTGGGACTCAGTTTCGCCTTACGGCTCAATAGAAAAAGGCGAAAAAGTGGTGGTTGAATCGGCAAAGGGTTTTACTCTTACGGTTCGCAAGGCGTAAAGCGGGCGCAGAATAAAAGTTTTCATGTGAAAACTTGCGGCAGTTGTCGGAATACCGGGTAATTTGATAATATATATCCGCAGCGCATGGCTGCGGTTGCGGTGTTGTTTCTGATAACACGGGAATATCCTGGTGAAAATCTATATAAGGATGTCTGAAGTTTTCATGTGAAAACCACAGGCGGGTACTATGGGCGAAATAATCTCGATAGCCAATCAGAAAGGCGGCGTGGGGAAAACCACGACGGCAATAAATCTTTCCTATGCGCTGGCCTGTCTTAATCAGGAAGTGCTTGTGATAGACATGGACCCGCAGAGCAACACAACCTCCGGGCTGGGGGTTTCGCCTGAGGGGGTAAAGGCTTCAATTTACGACGTGATAAGCGGCAACGCCAAAGCGGAGGAAGCCATTGTCCCGACCGCCATGGAATGGCTGGACGTGCTCCCTGCCTCCCGTGATCTGGCGGGGGCGGAGGTGGAGCTTGTTTCAGTGCCGGGCCGGGAGGGAATTTTAAAAGCCGCGCTTGCGCCCGTCAGGAAGATGTACAGATACATTTTTATAGACTGCCCGCCATCACTGGGTCTGCTCACTCTTAACGCGCTCACCGCGTCCGACTCCGTGCTTATTCCGGTGCAGTGCGAATATTACGCAATGGAAGGGCTGGCGCATTTTATGGATACGGTGTCCAAAATCCAGACTTTCATAAATCCCGCCCTTAGAGTGGACGGCGGTGTGATGACGATGTTTGACGCCCGCATCAACCTTTCAAACCAGGTTAAAAGCGAAGTTTCAAAGTTCTTCGGAAACCGGATTTATCAGACCCCGGTTCCGCGGAACGTGCGTATTGCCGAAGCGCCCAGTTTCGGGCAGCCTATTTTCACTTATGACCCCGCCTGCCGCGGGGCCGTGGCGTATTTTGATCTGGGCAAGGAATTTCTTGCAAGACGCGGAGCCGATCCGGCGGTTTATGCCGACGCCAAGCCGTTCGTCGCCGATGAAATGCTGGATTACGATTTAGGAGATTAGACTATGAGACAGGCTTTGGGAAAAGGGCTGGACGCGCTTATTAAAAGAACCGGAGATGTTTCCGGCCGGGATTCCGCGGCGGTTAAGAAAATTCCCGTCAATAAAATCAAACCCAACCGGTTCCAGCCGCGCAGGGTGTTCAGCGACGAGTCGCTGGCGGAACTGGCCCAGTCCATCAAACAGCACGGGCTGGCGCAGCCTATCATAACAGCTTACAATGCGCAGGAAAAGTGCTATGAACTGATAGCCGGAGAGCGGCGCTGGCGCGCCTGCCAGCTTGCCGCCATGACCGAGATTGACGCTATTGTTCATGAAGCCATGCCGGATGAGCAGATGCTGGGGCTTGCGCTGGTTGAAAATATCCAGCGGGAAGACCTTAATCCCATTGACACCGCCATGGCGTACCGGGAACTGGTGTCAAAGTTCAACGTGCCGCAGGGCGAGCTGGCCCGCTATTGCGGAAAAGCCAAATCAACAATTTCCAATACACTCAGGTTGCTGGAGCTGGACGCGGATATTCAAAGGTCCATTCAGACCGGGCTTATCACCGAAGGGCACGCCCGTGCTTTGCTTACCGTGCCGGATAAAGAAGACCGGAAACGGCTTTTTCAGCTGGTGGTTGAAAGAAAAATGACGGTTCGCGACGCGGAAACCGCCGCCCGCGGTACAGGTGAACGGGAAAAAACGGCCAGACCGCGCAGACATGTTCCGCCAGAGGTCGCCGCATTTGAAGGGAAGCTGCGAGAACGGCTGGGCACCAGGGTGGAGCTCAAGCAAGGCCGCAAGGGCAAGGGCGCGCTTGTCATTCATTATCACAGTCTTGAGGACTTGGAGCGCATAGCGGGTTTGCTGGCGGCGAACTAGCGTTGGGGTACACGGAATAAAGGGAGGCGGAATGATCAGTTTCCGGGGATGGGAAAGAGTGGCTGTCGCGATTTTGCTGGCAGCGGGGGTTACGGGCGGTTCTGCGTTCGCGCAGACTGAAACCGACAGTGTGCCGGTGGTATACGGGCTTGCTCCGGATTTAAACGAGTTTTATCTTTATGCCGACGGCGGCTGGGACGGCAACTGGTATGTTGGCTACAGCAACTGCTGGCTGATAAAGCTGCCGTCTATCGCAAAAAAAGGCTACAAAAAAGCGTATATAGGAGCGCGGTTGGGCCGGGCGAAAGGGTTTCCTGTTCCGAACCGGCCGTGGGAAAAACAGCCGGTTGACGGCAAAATATACATGGGGCTTTCCAAAGATGGCGGGTTCAATTCCCGGCAGAGCTATTTTCTGGTTGACAATAATGACATCCCGCTGGAGGCCCAGCCTAAGGAAACGATAAAAGGGGTAGGCGGGGCGCAATGGTTCTGGACGGAAGTGCCGCTTGACGCGGTTTCATCCGTCAAACCGAATTATCTGGCGTTATGGGCCGAATCCGATTTCTTTACCGATGCGGCAAAATCGCCGATAATCGCCGGCGCTTCGCGCAAAAATTCCGGCGAGGATGCGGTATGGCTTAACAGTTCGCAGAAAGGCACTCCGCCGCGCGACGCAAAAACCGCGTTTGAACTGCCGATCAAGAACCTCATACCGGCCATGGCGGTCAAGCTGATTCCTGAAAACGAGCTTTCGGTGGTTGCCCGCGCGTTTAAAGCAGTTGCCGACGACACTAGCCTTGTGCTTTCCTTTTCGGTTATCGGGCAGGATGTAAGCCGGGCCTGGATCGAAATTTCATACGACAGGTTTAACTGGCTGCGGTTTTCAAAATTCATGTTTGAACCTCCGTACAGTTTCACCGTGCTGAATAAAAATCTGCCGAAAGGAAAGTATTACTTCCGGGCGGTAGCGACGGATGCGCTTGAAAATGTCGGTTATAGCGAAGTGCTGGCCATGAATGGGGCGGATGTCCAGTAAGTTTTTGAAGTGCGGGATTCGGTTTGTGCAATTGATATGATGAGCTTCCCCGGTTTCAATCCGGGGAGGCTTTTTTATGAAACGTTCCCGACTGCGCCATTAGCCGGTCGAGTGTTATTACGTTTTACCGGCAGGCGGGGGTTTTTGCTTGCAAACTTTGTTTGCCATGTTTACGCGGGACTATACCTCCCCCTGTTTTTGCTATGCCATGGCGGCAATCATTATGTCGCGCCGACCAGTGACGGATTTTTGTGAGCGGAATTTGTAAAATGCGCAAAAAGCAGGATCATTGCCATTCTGGTGTTGTATCATGTCTGCTCAAAAAAAGATACGAATGTATCCGGTATGAAAAAAACGGCAAATGATGAAAATAGCTGAAAAATCATGTTGCCCTGTAACGATTTTGCCCATACCGGACTATGCCATAAAGCAATACAGGGCAAATTTGAGCGTTTTTGGCGTATTTTAATATAAAAATAGAAGCAAAATAGTATATTTATAACAGAATATGTGGACATATTGTACACGGCATAAAACAGAAGAAGATTTTGCGTCGGTTAAAAAAGCCGATTAAAAAAATGAGGTTTATACATGCGGAGCATTTGCGTCCGGGCGATAGCGGCCATAATAAAAAAACAGATGAATAGCAGGCTGGACAGGTTTGTCTGTCCGGGGGATCGCGGAAAGCGGATTTAAAATTTCGCCAAAAGAAAACCCTGCCTCCGCCTTGAACCCGGGCGAACGCCGAAAACAGATTAAAAAACATTTGGAAGCGGCGGCTGTTGCCGTATTTCACAAATACCGAAAAAGCAGAACGCAAGTGGCGGCAACAATGTATTTTCGGTGTTGTCGTA
Proteins encoded in this window:
- the ptsP gene encoding phosphoenolpyruvate--protein phosphotransferase, with product MIIIKGVPASSGIAIGRAYVHEDDELVVEKRAVARVNLKDEVKRFRDALRMTNSDLDAAEKKVLSMLGRQHAKLIDAHRLILKDPLITQEVPARILREEINAEYALSQTLEQANRNFEKIDDEFFRERRHDLFDVGKRLIRHLVKHTRKSLSDIKDPVVLVAHNLYPSDTIHLRESEVLGFCTDIGGKTSHTALLAQSMEIPAVVGLSDVTRQIKNGDIVIIDGDRGLVLINPGPEALDKYQKLKRKEKQDEKNFERVRELPSITRDGRKVSVMLNLDPREDIRPHVLLKPDGVGLIRTESIYMNRTVTPSEQEHFEIYTLLAGAFAGKPVTIRLADIGGDKLAALGIGDLDKEANPFMGLRGIRLFLKHSDLLKLQLRAVLRAAQSKNIKIMIPMVTTISEVRHVRRVIDEIYAEFIKAGEPLMHKPQLGIMVEVPSAAITIDGILPEIDFVSIGTNDLIQYLLAVDRVNQHVAEMYDSYNPAVIRIIHLIVQSAHKKGKEVSVCGEMASDTVTAALLVGLGVDTLSVPPRRYYKIKHMVRGLSFAKCSSMAQQALLMASGEDVRELIYKALDETI
- the lepA gene encoding translation elongation factor 4, whose translation is MKTRNFSIVAHIDHGKSTLADRLLEETGTIPHRKMREQILDGMDLERERGITIKAKAVRMGYTDRHGERYQLNLIDTPGHVDFSYEVARSLRACEGVLLLVDCTQGVEAQTVAHAHLAMQLGLKIIPVLNKVDLAQGDADSCEEQLWELMREPIQAERVSAKTGEGVAGLLERIVADVPDPGQHVEAPLRALIVDSFYDSFRGVIVYVRIIDGSLRTGMTVRQYASGFSSKVEEVGYMLPGLTRCDELKAGEVGYLIAGVKDIHMIKVGDTVMDTDRPARAPLPGYREAKPVVFASIFPISSSDYQPLKMAIEKLNLSDSAFHFTTENSKALGFGFRLGFMGLLHMEIVKERLEREFGIPLIVTSPNVVYRVKMRTKTTHIEGALGTGKDDYLTIDNPANFPYYGDVEEVLEPYVTVTIVTPIAYMENIMLLLKDKRGIYGSLEHMGNSRVIVKFDMPLGEMVMDFYDKLKSVSKGYASFDYEMAGEKPSDIVVMEVLIHGEPVDALSVMTHKDKAEYQGRLLCLKLKELIPRHQFEIALQARVRGKIVARETLGALRKDVIAKCYGGDITRKRKLLEKQKEGKKKMKQLGRVEMPQEAFVAMLKISREN
- a CDS encoding HPr family phosphocarrier protein, whose amino-acid sequence is MLKEDVIILNRLGLHARPAALFVQTAARYKSEITVTKDGVDVNGKSVMGMMMLAAGAGTALTLTVAGEDEADAMGALKGLFERKFDEE
- a CDS encoding PTS sugar transporter subunit IIC, coding for MSEELLLFSLLTALMELDTVYAGQFMVSRPVIAGPILGLVAHNMAAGVILGLWFELLYAGYVPVGATIPPSGVISAAAAIAAADMFGVPLPAAFLAGLLAGALFGGLEEWMRRLRSGWNRLIAEQTARDCSVIDLWIVRSLLSQYALGFAFTLLFCLAAGPAAAAVMRHAPAQLSRALELGFSVVPWIGMVVLAESLRCRKGKNG
- a CDS encoding PTS system mannose/fructose/sorbose family transporter subunit IID, coding for MDKLIQARTFMRMLLLQGGWNFEGMQNLGFAFAMRPALARIYSGERLVAAMRRHMEAFNTQPFMAGFALGLVIRMEELAAALPPDLQEAEFKRISVLKRTLGSVTAAIGDRFFWGTARAIGFVILLLVWWAGGFSRWADSPWALDENYYTVHWKVLVAGLAAGVVIYNAFSLWIRWRGISYGYKCASDSTCGLDYLNWQLLIRYSRQAGFVMAILAGLLYFHTLLSVSVYSAGFTAGALRPVLLAVGAGLAAVWARRKGYSSVYLYLLAVGLAGLAYSIA
- a CDS encoding AAA family ATPase — its product is MGEIISIANQKGGVGKTTTAINLSYALACLNQEVLVIDMDPQSNTTSGLGVSPEGVKASIYDVISGNAKAEEAIVPTAMEWLDVLPASRDLAGAEVELVSVPGREGILKAALAPVRKMYRYIFIDCPPSLGLLTLNALTASDSVLIPVQCEYYAMEGLAHFMDTVSKIQTFINPALRVDGGVMTMFDARINLSNQVKSEVSKFFGNRIYQTPVPRNVRIAEAPSFGQPIFTYDPACRGAVAYFDLGKEFLARRGADPAVYADAKPFVADEMLDYDLGD
- a CDS encoding nodulation protein NfeD; the protein is MKKYSVALFSFLFAAGIGQQALADDIVKRSAGSNSGPVSSAGSRARVLAAEYEGVINPACAEYLAGAIAKAEEGKYDAVVIRLDTPGGLDLAMRDIIKAELGSTVPVVVYVSPQGGRAASAGVFITIAADVAVMAPGTNIGAAHPVALGAVSAPGEKKENAPAKDPMEAKVLNDASAYISAISQKRSRNVEWAVKAVRESNSIPAAEAVKLKVVDFIADDMNDLLAKLHGREVKGFGTLNTAGAVVDEFRLTRRQKILAAISDPNIAMILMSLGAAGLLIELYSPGLILPGVAGGIALLLAFYSLKTLSANFAGVALLFLGLLCFIAEIKVASYGLLTTGGIISLVLGMIMLFNGASSFGLNVSYSVIFGTVAGLLAVTGIMLYVVRAAFGRRVVTGREALAGAEGIAKTALNPDGTVLVQGELWDSVSPYGSIEKGEKVVVESAKGFTLTVRKA
- the lepB gene encoding signal peptidase I, with product MEWKLTIIGLVFAAYAAGTWHFLKRRPFQKAVCASLWNSIFWALAGFLVVFVLFFAHGRGIGHLSFNTRLLLSGLIVAGCAGAGFFRHKDDPVEYFPRIFTENAEWTETLAGSILIASGIMFFFIQAFSMPSSSMYPALSAGDRLFVNKIKYGVRVPFSHKRYLRFKKVEKGDVVVFDFPASSAAEVQCGGVQYGKEFIKRVVAGPGDTVEIRAGVLLVNGAPFPEDERLLRYRSGELVAPPELKEDASAYQTLWEKRGLGNKYEVSLRDYFGPVKVPPDSYFVLGDRREKSCDSRFWGPVPQTNIKGTGMFVYWPPAHIKKIK